AGAATGCGTGTAAACCTGCCTTTATCGTTTAtcggatgtttttacacagcagatgtattccagatctttagctgacatcttacagacgtatcTGTGCTAACTGGGACATAAACCGGTagaatacatatacatatttacTCTTGTTGTTCTCTATGAAACAACTTTTTTGGCACAGAAATAacataattttaacaaaattttaAGAGCTGATAATAGTTTAAAAAATGCAAAGTTCAGGGATGCAAACTCATCGGGGTGAAAAAAGGTGACAATGATGAGAGACCTCCAATGCAGATAGATAGATacctttcattttcaaatttgtGATAAATCGGATAAATTCAGGGATAAATTGGCATCCCTGAAACTTGCAAGGCGACTGGTGAAATTTACTTACCAAGAACTCCAGGCCCGAGCAGAGATGGCAGGAAATGAGGTGTTTGAGTGTTCTTGTCCTGCTCGGTCAGAGGGTCACACACTTCCCGCCCTGAGGGGGGCACCAGAGGGCCACAGGACACCGAGGTAGAAACTAGAGCAGGGCTGGACAGAGTGCCCTAAAACCAAACAAcgcataaatatatacagttaggtccatatatatttggacagaagcacattgtttgttattttagctgtgtatcaaagtgtattcgagttacagttttataatggatATCGTCTTGCAcgctctcagctttatttagagtgtattcacatccagattagctgaaggatttaggaattacagctctttaatacgaagctcccccctttttcaagggagcaaaagtaattggacagttgaatcaaaagcggttttattcacatgtatgggcttttccttaaagaatgtcttcataaatgaagcatgttaaaggtctggagttgattctacatgtggtgtttgcatttggaagctgttgctgtgaacccacatcatggggttcagggagatcgccatgcaagtgaaacagaccatagttagatttcaaaaacacaacagatccgtcagaaagatgccaggaacatttgcgagcggccaaatcaacaatttggtccattctaagaaaaaacaacacacgCTGAGCTCAGCaacaaaacaatcctgggcgtccatatgagataaaagtggtggatgatgacattatcctctccatgataaagaaaaacatcttcaccATTTTTACTCGGAAGAATGAAAGAATCAAAACAGATACATCTCAAATAGGTCCATCATATTTGTCAGAAGCCTTTTCCTTCATTTCCTTATCCAGCTCATCTAGCTCCTCTCTTTTCTCCTTCTGGTgtcttctctgtgtgtttgactttcttctgccaTACTATAAAAAAACTAGCTAGCTTCTTTGAAACAACATACTATACAATTACTGTATAGTAAATTTCCTGTACCggttttttactttacaaatattaaagtatactacaaaGTGTATAAATTAACTACAGCTATTCCTACAGattaatactgtagtatatgttAATAGAGTGTTATAGTTACCATAATATTCTACAGCTGTAATATACTACAATCTACTATTACTAAACAGTTATCTTATGTGATGTGACACACCTGAGTTTGTGTTAATGtctaatgttttaaattaagaagtttaaaacaatgtaatgcAATACCAGTATAATTGGATTGTTTATTTATCGTTTTCATTACATAAGATTCATATTTAATACTTAATAGGATGGGGGTGTcaaactttaaatatttactcACTTGTGTACATCCTTTACGAACTCTTCTCAGTGAAGCGTAAAGCCGTAATACATAGTTACTGCAGTAGATGGCGATAATTCACTATTTTAGTGATACAGTAATAAGACGACGACGCTACACAGTGGTCACGCTACACCGCtactttacttaaaaaaaaaaaaaacgtaattaaCTACTGGAAAAGCTACACCGTTTTAAACGTAGTTGAGCTACCGTCAAGCTactgaaaaatgtagttaagttagTTAGTAGCGTCGCTACTTTAGCTACTCCCCAACACTGCGTCACCCAAACCCGCCtactcatgtgggaaaaacattataaatcgtctcattataaaacaaacataacacagagaaaggtaaCCGAGGTGGTTGTCTTTTAGAGTTCGCTTCATGAAAGAcgagaaaacaaaataagactGAGGTTTAGCAACAAAAAGCTTATAAGAGTGCGTTCAGCGACAAGAAAGTTTCAGTGTGCACTTGCTTTGTGCTTTTTACACTGCATTAATTCCCACTGAGTTTAATAGAGATTGACAGCTAACCAATCTCTATATTTCACACCTTGGAGCCAAATCacattaaacttacatttaccCATCTTTCCTCTTCTGTTTGCGCACACAGGAGGAGACGGTACAAAAAACACTGTCGTAAATTCCACAACCGACAGATTGTCTCGTGAGCGAGCGAATccacaaagaaaaaataaagcgtcatataactttaaatatattgttttaatttggcgaagtattaaaatatgtttaactAAAGGTGTCATATAAAATGTAAGACCTACCATAAGTAAaaataagactttttaagactcATCATGaccttaaattaaaaaaattaaatttcaTACTTTTTAAGGATCCGCGGGAACCCtgttcatattaaagagctgcaATTCCTAAagccttcagctaatctggatgtgaatacactctgaGAGTGTGCGCTTTAAGACaatatcaatttaaaaactgtaaCTCAAATACACTTTGATatacagctaaaataacaacaaatgtGCTCgagtccaaatatttatggacctaacTGTATTTACTGaatacaatgcatttaatcACGAATGATAtcctaaacaaaaaaacatgcaaatgaacAACCCACCGCAGTACAGCGGTTCCCAGGCCATTTTGTCGACTGAACCCCTATCCATTTTTAAGTAGGTTCATGTTAACCTTTCTTTGCTACTGACAACCCTGCTCAAATGTTCACATAAAATTGTGACATTTTTTGACAGATCCATGCGGTTCAATCTTGCAAACCTCTGCAGTAACACTAGGGGGCGATAACACTCAGCGAGGAAACTCAATAAACGGACGGACTGGTTGTCAGCAtgcagtgtgtgtgtagatGAAAGCATGCACTTAGCGTTCATCTGTGCATCTACCTGAGAATGAACCGGGGGAGACTGCATGTGGTTAGGGATGGGTTCGGACTGGCCGAGAGCTGCTGCCAGCAGAGCGGGATTGAGGGAGAGGAAGGCGGGTGGAGGGGCAGAAAGCAGCAGTGACTGGCCGTCTACAGAGGGTGTTAGAGTTTGAAGAGCCTCCAGGAGCCCCGGCCACATCAGGACAGAGTCCAGCAGAGCGGGCGTCTTCTCCAGAGATATTCCCTCCGGAAACACTTGATGCTGTGGTGCCGGAAGTTCCAGGTTGAGCGGCGGTAACGGCAACATGGCTGCCGGATTCTGTCCTAGCAGCAGAGAGGCCATGAGGAGAGCCTGAAGCCCAGGAGGCTTTTCGGCCCCGTCCACTCCTGCAGAAGACGGCAGACTGACCAGGTTGAGAGGAAGATCGCTCAGCATGTTAAGAGGAGAGCCCTGGTTCAGGATGCCACCGGCCGCTTGCTGGGGTTGAGCGCCGCCGGGCGCAGAGGACTGACCGGTCCAGATTCCTAAAGGCAAGGAGCCGAGGAAGGGTGGCAGGAGAGAGGGCAGACCAGCGTTAGATGTCAGAAGCTGGAGAAGTTGCTCTTGGGACATGAAGGGAAAAGCTTCGGCCAACGGCAGGGAAACAGTGGAGTCGGACGCATGGTTGGAGAATTCGGAGGTGGTGGGAGCGCCGGGCAGAGAGAGGTTGTGGTCCGGCTCGCAGCCGCTCAGTAGTTTTGTTTCCGAGTCTGGCTGATCTGGCGTCTCTAAAGGACCTGCGAAGAGAACATAAAAGCGTAAATGACAACACATCAACTGTAGTGTTGTACCACTACAAAGCTAACAAGATTCAAACAAGAGGTTTTACTTTAATAGCATACATATGCTAtctgtctttaacagaattgcGTACAGACCGGGGGAAGCAGAATGCACTCCGACCAATGCTACTTTTTAGGCTGTAACACACGAAACTGATATGACTACAGCTGACAGCAGCATCTTGGAAGTTTGTGATAAACATCGCAGCAATTTCCGTAGCAGCTATCAGTGACGTATCATGTTGACGTATGACAGTGTAGTAGCGGCGTCCCATTTCTTAGGGGAATGTTTttagcccttccccttgccacttgaAATAGAGTGGGCGAAGGGGTATAAAATAGAATTCGGATTGGGCCTTGGACAACTTCTTTCTACATGATTTTATTTGGCTCTACACAGTTTGCATCATCAATGTGAGTACCACCACGAGTACTTCTGCCAACTGTAACTAGGTTACGACTTGGAAGAAGGCCCAGAAATGGAAAGCTGTGtcaatgtctttatttttggTCTTGTTTCTGCAGAGATGAGCATCAACAAGAAATGCATGTGTCGCTATTCTTGCAAAACATCAATCCAGGCCATCAAATAACACTTTTCTCCTGCAAACTGTTTTCTTACTAATTCACGCGTTATTGCACAATCAAAATGCCTCAGACTGTCATTTTGGACCTCTCATTTTTACAAGTTGAGAATttcacagaaacaaaaaccAAACCGTAAGAAAATAAACTCTTACTTTTACTCTCAACAGCTTGGTTGGGGTTTGACTGATTCTGGTAGGTGTTGTTGACTGGACACATCTCTGGCGTTTTGGGTCCACAACCTTTATCCGATTGAGGGGTCAAGCAAGATGCTGAGGACATCTGGTTGATGACGCTCATAACTGAACCGCTGAGGTCTGACTGCATGCCCGTGTGGGACTTGCTCAAGTTCAGGACGGCATTGCTGGAGGTTGTTTTGAGGTTCATCGTTGTCTCGTCACCCATCAGAGAAAATTGTGTAAGGGGCAGCTGGGCAGATGCCTCTGAGTTTTGGGATTGAGAGGTGTGAATGTGAACCTGTAAAGCATTCTGGCCATCATACTGGGGCGTTACGGGTCTGGGTGAAGAGGGTGACGGGTGCGTGTGTCTATTGCTGGGCATAGAAGCTGCGTTGTTGGACTGCTGGGTTGTATTTTGTGCACTCTGCATGCTAAGAAGCTGAAGCAGGGCGGAGAGAGGCTGGGACGGAGACGGGGAGGAAAACGGAAGGGAATTACAGAGTCCCGCCTTTCTGCTTTCATCGGCCTCCTGTAGCCTCAGCGCAGCGTTCTGGAAAGAGGCATTTAAAGGAGCGACAGGGAGCCGGTGGGTGTCCGAGATGGGAATGGGAGGAGAGGAGGGAGAATGGGATGGAGAGATGAGGAGAGGCGGCGTGGACAGATCTCTCAGCTGCGTCTCTTTGAGCATGCTCAACACGGTGGGCGAGCGTCGCTGGCGTTTGCGTCGTAAGGTTTTCTCAGGGGGCTTCTGGGAAAGGGAAGGGGAGTGCGGAAGCAAGAGGGTGGTGAGGGACTGCACTCTGGCTGAGGTGGGATGGAGGTTACTGTTTAAAGTGCTAATCAATACCTTTGACTGCTGTTCCTTGTCTAGACCCGTGAGAGGGAGAGCAGACAGAGCGTCGGCTGTGTTCAGAGTTTTCTGGTTGGCCAACTGGGCTTTGGCCGCTGCAGATAGGAGACTGCTGGCCGGAAAGGAGTTGCTGATGTGCTGCTGGCTCTTCTGTCGACTGCGGATCTGTCCTAGAGGACGGCTGAGCAGGTTTGAGGCTTGAGCGGCCGCCCCGTTCCTCTTGTCAGCCGGGTTGGGACGAGCCGACGATGCAACCTGCGACATCTGATGGTTGCTTTGGTTGTTAGTGACGGTGGACTTAGTGCTGGAACTGGTACTACAATCTTTGTAGTGCTGCAGGATGCCTTCCAGACGACTGCACGGGCTGGTGGGGGAGAAAGGGAGCTTGGGAGAGGAGCACGGCATGGTGGGCGGTGAGGGTTTAACTCCCTGCTCGGAGAGCGACGAGGTCGAGGAGTGGCGAGAGCGTTGATGGGGTGAGAAGGACTCTAGCGTGCGTGAGGGTGAGGAGCAAACTGAAAGGGGAGAGGGCGACTTTACGCTTCCTCCCTGCTGTGCCGCTCGACCAATCAGAGTCGAGGGGCTATTTGAAAAGGTGTTGGGGAGGAGGTTGTTGTTGGGAGAGGTGGGCGTGTGAAGTGTTCTTTGAAGGATGTTTTGAGGGGTGAGGGGTGGATGAAGGTTCCACTGCTGTTTTGTAGAAGAGGACGCATTGCTCCCCGCAGGTGCCTGACACGAGGGTTTCTTTAAGGGTGAGTTGGAGCCATTCTGCAAGACGGAGCGATGGGAGGTCAAAGGTAAGTTGCTGGATTTGACCTGGTTGTGTCTCGGCTGAAGGTAAGTGCAGTTGGCGCTTTCTCCGTGAGCCGCTATAGATCCTCTCGACTCTCTGCCATCCACTGAGCACACAACACCTCCTTAAACAAACAAGCAGATGCCACTCACACTTTTGTACACATTTTACCATTTAATGTCAAGCTTTTAAGACAACCTTTAAGGAAGGATCTTAGTTTATGTAAATTAAGCTCTGTCGACTTTGTCAACGATAATGTTGGCCACTCAAAAGAATGAATGGAAAAGAATGagtttaaatcttttaaattaaaaatctaATTATATTTCTACTGATGAAGTGCTTTAACAAAAATATGCGCTCTAGAATGGTGTTTTTAAACCCTCTATAAAGCCTTGGCCCATAgtgtaaattaaaatgtcacagatGACATCTATAGAGCTGAACTTGTACGATACCCGGAACATTTCTTTCAGAAAGTCATCGTGTTGGAATCATGCGAGTTTAAGGTGTGTTAAGACGCAAACCTGTTGGGGGAAGTTGAGACGGCTGCATGCTTTGGCACAGCGCTGCCATGGCATCAACTTTCCTGCGATGGTTGCAGAGTTTGGTCATGTCTTCTTCTATCTTACCTGACTGATGACCAGGAGCTTGAACCATTGCAGCAGGGTCGAAGTTAAAAACCTGCGTTGATTTAAAAAGATATCAGAATAATCTTTGTCTAATGTACACCATAATCTTCAAGTGGCTATGTTCACTATTTCTTTATGCTGTACATATTATGTGAATTTTTTAATATCTGGATTATCAACTACATTTGGCAAAACGTGCAGGATACAACCAGAGCATGAATTGTATGCCACTATGCCGTGCCCTCGACATGACCTTGCATTTCAGGTCTAACAAACGAAATAGAATAGATCCCGACCTTGATTGTCCTTTTGACTGTCAAAAGTTCAGACATATTTGGACAAATTTTAATTCAAAGTgcattcaattatttttttaaataactggGCACTGCATGCCGAGTTTTAGGCCCTGTCCACACGAACACAGGTTTTTCAAAACCGCAGCATTTTCTATGCGGTTTGGCCGTTCGTCCACACGCAAACGCAGTACCCGGTCactgaaaccaaacttttttgaaaactccgGCCAGGGTGAAGATTTTTAGAAACTCCGATTTCAGTGTTGTCGTGCAGACGGTGAAACCGGAGATTTGGCGTATGCCGTTGGAATTCGTGCCGCTATCGCCGTTGTTTGACATCAGAttccaggcttctgattggccagcacagctttatggttagggttatatcgccacctgttggtttggcatgctTTTGACAGCGCTCTATAACGTGTTTTTGCGTTTTCGTGTAGATGTGGGTTTCTTTTTTAAACGAAGAAGGAAAAACTCTGTTTGTAAAAATACCCGTGTACGTGTGGACTAGGCCTTACACGGAATACAAAAATAGCTGTAAAGATAAATACAACTTAAAAACGCTCCGAAATGCTAATAACATGTACTTGAAATAAAATCAGCCTAATGTGGTGCCGTGATCTCACCTTATTTACGACAAGCGGGCACTCAAGTCCACATTTACACGTGCCGTCTGTCCGCAGATACACCTTCACCTCGTCCACAGATCGCAGGACAGTTCCACTTGGGCTGGAGAAAAGAAATAATTACTACTAAGAAGAAttagtataaaaacattacacagaCTCCCACAGCAAACGTTTTAAAGAACCGACACGTGGGGTATACCTGATGTAAGACACAGGCCCCTCTTGAGCTTTTCTCTGCCAGCCAACCGGGACCTGGGCGATGATCGTTGTACCTTCATCTTTATCCCCTGCTGCACACTCACTGCCCCCTGTCATTTTCTGATCACAAACATCCAACGCCTAAAGCCAAAAAGACGCTCTCAATTCATATTTAAACCGGGTTTGGACTCAATTCACAGACATTGGCAGCACAATCATTTACTTTtgtgattttgattggctgtgaaTGTGTTCTAGTTCATCGGCTAGACAAAATGATCCTAACAATATTGTTTCTCTGTATTATTACTGTTGTAGATTCTGCTGTTCTTTTAGATTTAGAACTTGTTTACACCTATCTTAGTGTGAAAAGGCCTTAACacttattttatatgttttatggAAAGATGATATTTTTGGATTAAGCGTACCTTTGAATGCCATTGCTAACAGACAATACAGAACATAGAATCGGTGTAACTCAGGTGTTTTTTGATACCTTGTCATCTTTATACAGCCTCGGTCAGCACCACCCGGGAAATGCAGCCTTCGGGGGACATTTACACAGCATGAAGGACGCAACACGCAATAGAACAATGAACCCGTCTGGACACACAATCCTCTCCGGCCTTCTCAAATTGGCTATGCTGCCTCttcactgaacacacacacaacctgcAAAATAAACAGTCGAGTGACATTTCTATTATACTTACAAAATAACCAGGCTTTTTCCAGATTGCCTTCCATAGTTTTACTAAAATTAATGTAAGACTAGAAATAAGTGGCTCCTGTAGTGTTTTTGCTGGTTATTGTTACCATATTTAAACTATGGTGTGGTATTTTCATAAAAGCACTAAAGTTAACAATGTGTATCCTTTAGTAACAGAACAAGTGTTAAGGTCATTTCTAACTAAAGGAAAATGACAGCACGATGATAGATACactataaaaatacagtttgtacagaGAATTCATTATGTCCTGTACTGTTTGACATATGCAGTAGAGTAGAGTGACAGTTAAACTGAAATCACGAGGCGCCAATTTAATCATTCAAATGGGACACATCGAAATGATGTCATTTGAAGAGCAAACTGTTTTAACGGTTTTTTATTCCGGTGCACAGGCGGGTGACTGTGAGGCGGCTAGCGCTCGGGCTATGACGGGATCTGACTGAAGCTAAggagtaacgttaacgttaaacaaacaaccacgaatgaaagtaacgttacacgAAGTTTTAATACAAAACGAGACCCTTACACCCCCAAAAAACACACGCTAAGCGGCTTCAGTTCGCGATTTTTGATGGCTTTCAAGAACAAACGAATAAACGTTGCGTCTTGACGGTTAACGTTAGCTGGCCCATTCTCAAATAGCTAACGTCACTCCATTTGAGTTGCGAGCCTACGCGACGCGACATACAACAACAACGCTCCCGTTATTAACAACGACGCTATCTCCATTGCAGTACAACGGGGGCGTTCAAATTCGCCGCGTCGCGTCGCGTACGGCGCAGTCGCGCTGTTAGCTTTCTTTAGCTCGCGGGCTACGTACCTCTCGTTTGTTTACGAAGTTTCCTCCTTCTTCGGCGCGCTGCACAACGCTGGCCAAAGACAGAACGAGCGTCTCGACGAACTTCACTTACAAATGTCGACGTTACACGAGTTGTTATCGACTCCGTGTGATTTTTAAGCACTTCCTCGCGTCTTCATCCCCGCGCATCATCTGAAGCGTCCTGCTAAAAAACAAAGAGCAATAACGCTGGGTTTTATTGCGCCCCTTGCATTGTCGTCCAATTTCGAGTGAATTCTGCTCGGCCGTGGCGCGTGAGATTGCTTATTTTAGGGGTCCGGCGACGTCCTAAGCCTCTTTAATTGGTTTATTTGCGACCTGCGTGTTGATTGTAGCTTTGGGATGGTGCTTTTAGTTGATCTTCGTTTCCAAGTTCCTATTTTTCCTTAGGATCCCGTGCCAAAAAAAATCATGGAGTTTTcttcgacgcatgcgcattaGCTACAGTCTGGCTTGGGAATTCCATACAATTCCTTACCCACGAGGGGGAGCGAGAGAGCCGCTGGGTGAAGAGATCct
The Triplophysa rosa linkage group LG7, Trosa_1v2, whole genome shotgun sequence genome window above contains:
- the mbd6 gene encoding methyl-CpG-binding domain protein 5 isoform X1 is translated as MTGGSECAAGDKDEGTTIIAQVPVGWQRKAQEGPVSYISPSGTVLRSVDEVKVYLRTDGTCKCGLECPLVVNKVFNFDPAAMVQAPGHQSGKIEEDMTKLCNHRRKVDAMAALCQSMQPSQLPPTGGVVCSVDGRESRGSIAAHGESANCTYLQPRHNQVKSSNLPLTSHRSVLQNGSNSPLKKPSCQAPAGSNASSSTKQQWNLHPPLTPQNILQRTLHTPTSPNNNLLPNTFSNSPSTLIGRAAQQGGSVKSPSPLSVCSSPSRTLESFSPHQRSRHSSTSSLSEQGVKPSPPTMPCSSPKLPFSPTSPCSRLEGILQHYKDCSTSSSTKSTVTNNQSNHQMSQVASSARPNPADKRNGAAAQASNLLSRPLGQIRSRQKSQQHISNSFPASSLLSAAAKAQLANQKTLNTADALSALPLTGLDKEQQSKVLISTLNSNLHPTSARVQSLTTLLLPHSPSLSQKPPEKTLRRKRQRRSPTVLSMLKETQLRDLSTPPLLISPSHSPSSPPIPISDTHRLPVAPLNASFQNAALRLQEADESRKAGLCNSLPFSSPSPSQPLSALLQLLSMQSAQNTTQQSNNAASMPSNRHTHPSPSSPRPVTPQYDGQNALQVHIHTSQSQNSEASAQLPLTQFSLMGDETTMNLKTTSSNAVLNLSKSHTGMQSDLSGSVMSVINQMSSASCLTPQSDKGCGPKTPEMCPVNNTYQNQSNPNQAVESKSPLETPDQPDSETKLLSGCEPDHNLSLPGAPTTSEFSNHASDSTVSLPLAEAFPFMSQEQLLQLLTSNAGLPSLLPPFLGSLPLGIWTGQSSAPGGAQPQQAAGGILNQGSPLNMLSDLPLNLVSLPSSAGVDGAEKPPGLQALLMASLLLGQNPAAMLPLPPLNLELPAPQHQVFPEGISLEKTPALLDSVLMWPGLLEALQTLTPSVDGQSLLLSAPPPAFLSLNPALLAAALGQSEPIPNHMQSPPVHSQGTLSSPALVSTSVSCGPLVPPSGREVCDPLTEQDKNTQTPHFLPSLLGPGVLGDLTALGNINSLHSLLGAGPLLLPQGPSLGVPLTQNQTLNPLTCLQLTMGPTLMTEKPVSLHETPPSQEELTSAQISQDPLLNPVPAPAQQKEDSAGGGTGLFDPYGSFMDTIYTSFLQVSERTQSGSDSTPLSYPELPPLLQQTSAPPSLSPRRACSVHNPDLTRLGMETAQSPARGTPKLSPQDPSTPPPCKPAGVDALSDAPLQPAFMEEAKTDGSSKVCLYSNGISSGMERRGENDEDDVGQSQPGYLSTGERAVDDITSRNAEQERTEDMRTETRRSRKRKQTLQRGLDLPGGIDSIIEEPTATRTVSRPARSTRGKRRRVFR
- the mbd6 gene encoding methyl-CpG-binding domain protein 5 isoform X2; translated protein: MTGGSECAAGDKDEGTTIIAQVPVGWQRKAQEGPVSYISPSGTVLRSVDEVKVYLRTDGTCKCGLECPLVVNKVFNFDPAAMVQAPGHQSGKIEEDMTKLCNHRRKVDAMAALCQSMQPSQLPPTGVVCSVDGRESRGSIAAHGESANCTYLQPRHNQVKSSNLPLTSHRSVLQNGSNSPLKKPSCQAPAGSNASSSTKQQWNLHPPLTPQNILQRTLHTPTSPNNNLLPNTFSNSPSTLIGRAAQQGGSVKSPSPLSVCSSPSRTLESFSPHQRSRHSSTSSLSEQGVKPSPPTMPCSSPKLPFSPTSPCSRLEGILQHYKDCSTSSSTKSTVTNNQSNHQMSQVASSARPNPADKRNGAAAQASNLLSRPLGQIRSRQKSQQHISNSFPASSLLSAAAKAQLANQKTLNTADALSALPLTGLDKEQQSKVLISTLNSNLHPTSARVQSLTTLLLPHSPSLSQKPPEKTLRRKRQRRSPTVLSMLKETQLRDLSTPPLLISPSHSPSSPPIPISDTHRLPVAPLNASFQNAALRLQEADESRKAGLCNSLPFSSPSPSQPLSALLQLLSMQSAQNTTQQSNNAASMPSNRHTHPSPSSPRPVTPQYDGQNALQVHIHTSQSQNSEASAQLPLTQFSLMGDETTMNLKTTSSNAVLNLSKSHTGMQSDLSGSVMSVINQMSSASCLTPQSDKGCGPKTPEMCPVNNTYQNQSNPNQAVESKSPLETPDQPDSETKLLSGCEPDHNLSLPGAPTTSEFSNHASDSTVSLPLAEAFPFMSQEQLLQLLTSNAGLPSLLPPFLGSLPLGIWTGQSSAPGGAQPQQAAGGILNQGSPLNMLSDLPLNLVSLPSSAGVDGAEKPPGLQALLMASLLLGQNPAAMLPLPPLNLELPAPQHQVFPEGISLEKTPALLDSVLMWPGLLEALQTLTPSVDGQSLLLSAPPPAFLSLNPALLAAALGQSEPIPNHMQSPPVHSQGTLSSPALVSTSVSCGPLVPPSGREVCDPLTEQDKNTQTPHFLPSLLGPGVLGDLTALGNINSLHSLLGAGPLLLPQGPSLGVPLTQNQTLNPLTCLQLTMGPTLMTEKPVSLHETPPSQEELTSAQISQDPLLNPVPAPAQQKEDSAGGGTGLFDPYGSFMDTIYTSFLQVSERTQSGSDSTPLSYPELPPLLQQTSAPPSLSPRRACSVHNPDLTRLGMETAQSPARGTPKLSPQDPSTPPPCKPAGVDALSDAPLQPAFMEEAKTDGSSKVCLYSNGISSGMERRGENDEDDVGQSQPGYLSTGERAVDDITSRNAEQERTEDMRTETRRSRKRKQTLQRGLDLPGGIDSIIEEPTATRTVSRPARSTRGKRRRVFR